In Papaver somniferum cultivar HN1 unplaced genomic scaffold, ASM357369v1 unplaced-scaffold_135, whole genome shotgun sequence, one DNA window encodes the following:
- the LOC113334256 gene encoding uncharacterized protein LOC113334256, producing MKAQLSIQFMLLQQFQLIKLFTLLILEDSVLLNVFKKMFLKILWLMKIKKDDVVETPQIKFVNGKTGTISDETVKVTSWSKVVEKQVINPTSITSTSQHYPGAVKGGNPIVTNKKHNLRQNQGDLNAIISPEEKFGGKAPNRSSMMDFLHFLNECNLIQSPSTGQQYTWSNCQQGTKRILCVLDKAVFNSLWLQKYGDWGYKVGLRIISDHAPLLCGCASIPRPKNVPWKFQKMWIDHPLFLSEVKKVWTENIIGDPSFIFLQKLKNLKKVLSEWNWSIFGNINTKIKEAEVKVQKAMELSDQNPLNEDLLANLVAAQNEYATREVQANTLMRLESRAKWIKDGSANTAYFHARMKIRQARNTISELEDADGNIISDQSQIANILVKHFQQKFEAQNVDVSEELLDVIPSVITNEDQEMLDSIPTTEEIKKIVFEMNSDSAPGPDGFPGSFYKSAKKPSQYRPIGLSNVLFKIFTKIISVRMNGLMEKLISSQQAAYVKGRSIQEQILLASEMVNKMRKKRRGGNVALKLDISQAYDFVSWTFLLKVMCKYGFSSSWCNWLLSIFESAKLSVMINGGPCGFFSMHRGLKQGDPLSPILFILMEDVLSRNITNLVNTGQITPMVVRNRIYPTHLFFANDVFLFCNGAKKTLLCLFKLIEKYQHSSGQMINKAKSKCFIDGTNSVRKHQISSIIGMDISCFPDKYLGIILAPGRVTTEMVWPMVLMLQSKLATWKGKLLSFHDRLILVKTVLCSYPLYNMAVYKWPSSVIKICEKLIRNFIWSGDGEIRKYKTLSWKKICVPYNEGGLGLQWAWLTLQEDISWKVGNGANISVWFDNWYGSSPLINEIGYTEFIHNNMQLKVQNLIRNNQWNIHPQLQHLLQYDNLPQIHSGSDSIIWNLHTSGLFNNAKAVEKIRHKEDKVEWSSYIWRKSLHPTIASNIWKLLQGVYVNDDMKRKQGYEMPSRCCIFKSEKDFMEHTLWLCEFSVQVWNWISNIFQFPRPYSFSDVFSAAKQHSPFIDEVWTVSSCTVIKELWFQRNRIFFEGGDVNFHGFKHRIMKTIKEHGVRIRGVRWNNTYENQILSYLKIDS from the exons ATGAAAGCTCAGTTATCCATACAATTCATGCTACTCCAACAGTTCCAGCTCATCAAATTGTTCACACTGCTAATACTGGAAGATTCAGTCCTCTTGAATGTGTTCAAGAAaatgttcttgaagatattgtgGTTAATGAAGATAAAAAAAGATGATGTTGTAGAAACTCCTCAAATCAAATTTGTAAATGGAAAGACAGGAACTATCTCTGATGAAACTGTTAAGGTTACATCATGGTCTAAAGTGGTTGAAAAGCAAGTGATTAATCCTACTTCTATTACTTCCACTTCTCAACATTATCCAGGTGCAGTTAAAGGTGGTAATCCAATTGTTACAAATAAGAAACATAATCTCAGACAAAATCAAG GTGATTTAAATGCTATAATTTCACctgaagaaaaatttggtggtaaaGCTCCTAACAGAAGTTCAATGATGGATTTTCTTCATTTCCTGAATGAATGCAACTTAATTCAATCTCCTAGCACAGGACAGCAATACACCTGGTCCAATTGTCAACAAGGTACAAAAAGAATCCTATGTGTCTTAGATAAAGCTGTTTTCAATTCTTTGTGGTTACAAAAATATGGTGATTGGGGATATAAGGTTGGATTAAGGATAATTTCAGATCATGCTCCTTTATTATGTGGTTGTGCAAGtataccaagaccaaaaaatgttCCCTGGAAATTTCAGAAAATGTGGATTGATCATCCATTATTCTTAAGTGAAGTGAAGAAAGTATGGACTGAGAATATTATTGGAGATCCATCATTTATTTTCTTGCAGAAGCTAAAGAATTTAAAAAAGGTTCTAAGTGAGTGGAATTGGAGTATTTTTGGTAACATTAATACAAAAATTAAAGAGGCAgaagtgaaggttcaaaaagcaatgGAGCTATCTGATCAAAATCCTTTAAATGAAGATCTCTTAGCCAACTTAGTAGCAGCTCAAAATGAATATGCAACAAGAGAAGTTCAAGCAAATACTCTTATGAGACTTGAATCCAGAGCAAAATGGATTAAAGATGGTTCTGCAAACACTGCATACTTCCATGCTAGAATGAAGATTAGACAAGCAAGAAATACAATCAGTGAACTAGAAGATGCAGATGGAAATATTATTAGTGATCAATCTCAAATTGCAAACATTTTAGTCAAACATTTTCAACAAAAATTTGAAGCTCAAAATGTGGATGTTTCTGAAGAATTGCTGGATGTTATTCCTTCAGTTATTACAAATGAAGATCAAGAAATGTTGGACTCCATTCCCACCACAGAAGAAATCaagaaaattgtttttgaaatgAACTCAGATAGTgcacctggtccagatggatttcctGGATCATTTTATAAAA GTGCTAAGAAACCAAGTCAATACAGACCAATTGGATTGAGTAATGTATTATTCAAAATTTTCACAAAGATAATTTCTGTCAGAATGAATGGACTCATGGAGAAGTTAATTTCATCACAACAGGCTGCTTATGTTAAAGGGAGAAGCATTCAAGAACAAATACTTCTAGCTTCAGAGATGGTTAATAAAATGAGGAAAAAGAGAAGAGGTGGTAATGTGGCTTTGAAACTGGACATATCTCAGGCTTATGATTTTGTAAGTTGGACTTTTCTTCTTAAAGTTATGTGCAAATATGgattttcttcatcttggtgtaaTTGGTTGTTAAGCATTTTTGAATCTGCAAAATTATCAGTAATGATCAATGGAGGACCATGTGGTTTTTTCTCAATGCATAGGGGTCTTAAGCAGGGTGATCCATTATCCCCTAtcttatttattttgatggaggaTGTATTGAGTAGGAATATCACAAATTTGGTTAATACAGGGCAAATAACTCCAATGGTAGTCAGGAATCGAATATACCCAACTCACTTATTTTTTGCTAATGATGTTTTCTTATTCTGCAATGGAGCTAAGAAGACTTTGCTTTGTCTATTCAAGCTGATTGAAAAATATCAACATAGCTCTGGTCAGATGATTAACAAAGCCAAAAGCAAGTGTTTTATTGATGGCACCAATTCAGTCAGAAAGCACCAAATTAGCAGTATAATTGGTATGGATATATCTTGTTTTCCAGATAAGTATCTTGGTATCATTCTAGCTCCAGGAAGGGTAACTACAGAAATGGTCTGGCCAATGGTACTTATGCTTCAGAGTAAACTTGCAACTTGGAAAGGAAAATTACTATCTTTTCATGATAGACTGATTCTTGTTAAAACAGTGTTGTGCAGTTACCCTCTTTACAATATGGCAGTTTACAAATGGCCATCTTCTGTTATTAAGATCtgtgaaaaactaataagaaacttTATATGGTCAGGTGATGGTGAGATTAGAAAGTACAAAACTTTATCTTGGAAGAAGATCTGTGTGCCATACAATGAAGGTGGCTTGG GTCTGCAATGGGCTTGGCTTACTTTACAAGAAGACATCTCTTGGAAGGTTGGAAATGGAGCTAACATCTCAGTCTGGTTTGATAACTGGTATGGATCATCCCCACTAATCAATGAAATTGGTTACACAGAATTTATCCATAACAATATGCAATTAAAAGTTCAGAACTTAATCAGGAATAACCAATGGAATATACATCCTCAGTTGCAGCATTTGTTACAGTATGATAATTTGCCTCAGATCCACAGTGGAAGTGATTCCATAATATGGAACCTACATACAAGTGGTCTGTTCAATAATGCAAAGGCAGtggagaaaataagacacaaggaaGACAAGGTAGAATGGTCTTCTTATATATGGAGAAAATCCTTGCATCCAACTATTGCCAGCAACATTTGGAAACTTCTGCAGGGAGTTTATGTGAATGATGACATGAAAAGAAAGCAGGGATATGAAATGCCTTCTAGGTGCTGTATCTTCAAATCAGAAAAGGATTTTATGGAGCATACACTGTGGCTTTGTGAATTCAGTGTTCAGGTTTGGAATTGGATTAGCAATATATTTCAATTTCCCAGGCCATACTCTTTTTCAGATGTTTTCTCTGCAGCAAAACAACACAGTCCTTTCATTGATGAAGTATGGACTGTTTCTTCTTGTACTGTCATTAAGGAACTATGGTTTCAAAGAAACAGGATTTTCTTTGAAGGTGGTGATGTTAACTTTCATGGCTTCAAGCACAGGATAATGAAGACAATCAAAGAACATGGAGTTAGAATAAGAGGAGTTAGATGGAATAACACCTATGAAAATCAAATTCTTAGTTACcttaaaattgattcttaa